A genomic window from Erythrobacter sp. BLCC-B19 includes:
- a CDS encoding PQQ-like beta-propeller repeat protein — MTGIKIARAALLAGVFAAGLTGCKGGLFGGGDEKTTPTVGNRMPILSRIESGAEVDPALAGISVVLPPQRTNPEWGQAGGSASKSYGHLTLSENPTKAWTAKVAGSSNRMRLAASPVVGGGKLFAEGTDGVIVAFDKATGARLWSLGDGDMTKDQAPSAFGGGVSYEAGIVYATNGVGEVKAVNADTGEVIWKVKPSGPLRGSPTIAFGQLYVMTQDNQIISLSTKDGSLVWDESGSNTQSGVFGVAAPAAGQGSIVAGYSSGELSAYRYENGRTLWSDALARTNISTTVGTITDIDADPIIDSGRVYALGQGGRMAAYELVTGQRIWELNLAGISTPAIAGEWIFTLTDDARLLAIARSSGRVRWIAQLQRYKDEKDKEGPIFWTGPVLAGGQLWVASSRGEVWKVSAGEGSATLFADVGAPVSLAPVVADGMLYLLDDAGTIHAWK; from the coding sequence ATGACGGGTATCAAGATTGCACGCGCCGCCTTGCTGGCAGGCGTGTTCGCGGCCGGGCTGACCGGTTGCAAGGGCGGGCTGTTCGGCGGCGGGGATGAAAAGACCACGCCCACCGTGGGCAACCGTATGCCGATCCTGTCGCGGATCGAGAGCGGGGCCGAAGTCGATCCTGCGCTCGCCGGGATCAGCGTCGTCCTGCCGCCGCAGCGCACCAACCCCGAATGGGGGCAGGCCGGTGGTTCGGCGAGCAAGTCCTATGGCCACCTGACCCTGTCGGAAAACCCTACCAAGGCGTGGACCGCCAAGGTCGCCGGTTCCAGCAACCGGATGCGCCTTGCCGCATCGCCGGTGGTGGGCGGCGGCAAGCTGTTTGCCGAGGGGACCGACGGCGTGATCGTCGCCTTCGACAAGGCCACCGGCGCGCGCCTGTGGTCGCTTGGCGATGGCGACATGACCAAGGACCAGGCGCCCTCGGCGTTCGGCGGCGGGGTCAGCTATGAGGCGGGCATCGTCTATGCCACCAACGGCGTGGGCGAGGTCAAGGCGGTCAATGCCGACACCGGCGAGGTGATCTGGAAGGTCAAGCCCTCCGGCCCCTTGCGCGGATCGCCGACCATCGCCTTTGGCCAGCTCTATGTGATGACGCAGGACAACCAGATCATCTCGCTCAGCACCAAGGATGGCTCGCTCGTGTGGGATGAGAGCGGATCGAACACCCAGTCGGGCGTGTTCGGGGTTGCCGCACCTGCGGCCGGGCAGGGCTCGATCGTCGCTGGCTATTCGAGCGGCGAGCTGTCGGCCTATCGTTACGAGAATGGCCGCACTCTGTGGTCGGACGCGCTGGCGCGCACCAATATCTCGACCACGGTCGGCACCATCACCGACATCGACGCCGATCCGATCATCGATTCGGGCCGGGTCTACGCGCTCGGGCAGGGCGGGCGCATGGCGGCCTATGAACTGGTCACCGGCCAGCGCATCTGGGAATTGAACCTCGCAGGCATCTCCACCCCCGCCATCGCGGGCGAGTGGATCTTCACCCTCACCGATGACGCACGCCTGCTCGCCATCGCCCGTTCCTCGGGCCGGGTGCGCTGGATTGCCCAATTGCAGCGCTACAAGGACGAGAAGGACAAGGAAGGCCCGATCTTCTGGACCGGCCCGGTGCTGGCAGGCGGCCAGCTGTGGGTCGCCAGCTCGCGCGGCGAGGTGTGGAAGGTCAGCGCGGGCGAGGGGTCGGCCACGCTGTTCGCCGATGTCGGCGCGCCGGTCAGCCTTGCGCCGGTGGTGGCGGACGGGATGCTCTACCTGTTGGACGATGCCGGCACGATCCACGCCTGGAAGTAG
- a CDS encoding methyltransferase family protein, translating to MTAPAFPDPTLRAAPPVSDVSTGVGLVGLAGLMLWIAFCRSYPEIAGVFRFTGVFSGERGVLSGPYAALAAMLFTAVPMALWSVLVDKVHLRPSTGIDWSLKRPLPEVMPVAVVKLVGLWATWALLAAFYALARWYWSGNYLFAMEVLSIAILPLVTLSVPYVIWLDRYLVEPRDGCYQFGAFVLGGGVIGRDQWDRAALAKHWRAWIIKGFFGAFMISILPPGFAQVVEADPAQLVARPVEFVMLLVTLLFVIDVQIGTVGYLLTLRPLDSHIRSGNPFLAGWLAALLCYPPFVWGIIGPDNQVLSYETGTPGWAHWFAGQDALLWGWGAILVFLTGVYAWATVVFGIRFSNLTYRGVLTHGPYRFTRHPAYLSKNLFWWASVLPFLVADGSVVEGVRNSVFLLAVNALYYWRARTEEAHLLAEDAKYREYHAWMEHHGLITAPLVRLKQMVTGGSGAAQANQPHAFPAE from the coding sequence ATGACTGCGCCTGCCTTTCCCGATCCAACCCTGCGTGCTGCCCCTCCGGTCAGTGACGTTTCGACCGGCGTTGGCCTTGTCGGGCTGGCCGGTCTGATGCTGTGGATCGCCTTCTGCCGCTCCTATCCCGAGATCGCCGGCGTGTTCCGCTTCACCGGGGTGTTCTCCGGAGAAAGAGGCGTCTTGTCAGGGCCATACGCGGCGCTGGCGGCGATGCTCTTCACCGCCGTGCCGATGGCCCTGTGGTCGGTGCTGGTCGACAAGGTGCACCTGCGCCCCTCGACCGGGATCGACTGGTCGCTGAAGCGTCCCCTGCCCGAGGTGATGCCGGTGGCGGTGGTCAAGCTGGTCGGGCTGTGGGCGACCTGGGCGCTGCTGGCGGCGTTCTATGCGCTGGCGCGGTGGTATTGGTCAGGCAACTACCTGTTTGCGATGGAGGTGCTGAGCATCGCCATCCTGCCGCTCGTAACCCTTTCGGTTCCCTATGTAATCTGGCTAGACCGCTATCTGGTCGAGCCACGCGACGGGTGCTACCAGTTCGGCGCCTTCGTCCTCGGCGGCGGGGTGATCGGGCGTGACCAGTGGGATCGTGCCGCGCTCGCCAAGCACTGGCGGGCATGGATCATCAAGGGCTTTTTCGGCGCCTTCATGATCTCGATTCTGCCGCCCGGTTTTGCCCAGGTGGTCGAGGCCGATCCGGCGCAACTCGTTGCCCGGCCTGTCGAATTCGTGATGCTGCTGGTGACGCTGCTGTTCGTGATCGACGTGCAGATCGGCACGGTGGGCTATCTTTTGACCCTGCGTCCGCTCGACTCGCACATCCGGTCGGGCAACCCGTTCCTTGCAGGCTGGCTCGCCGCGCTGCTGTGCTATCCGCCCTTCGTGTGGGGGATCATCGGGCCTGACAATCAGGTGCTGAGTTACGAGACCGGCACGCCGGGCTGGGCGCACTGGTTTGCCGGGCAGGACGCCTTGCTGTGGGGCTGGGGTGCCATTCTGGTATTCCTGACAGGCGTCTACGCCTGGGCGACGGTGGTGTTCGGCATCCGCTTTTCGAACCTCACCTATCGCGGCGTGCTGACCCACGGGCCGTATCGCTTCACCCGCCACCCGGCCTATCTGTCGAAGAACCTGTTCTGGTGGGCGAGCGTGCTACCCTTCCTCGTTGCCGATGGTTCGGTGGTCGAAGGGGTGCGCAACAGCGTGTTCCTGCTCGCGGTGAACGCCCTCTATTACTGGCGCGCGCGGACGGAGGAGGCGCATCTGCTCGCCGAGGATGCGAAGTATCGCGAGTATCACGCCTGGATGGAACACCACGGACTGATCACCGCGCCGCTGGTGCGGCTGAAGCAGATGGTGACCGGCGGCAGCGGAGCGGCGCAGGCCAATCAGCCGCACGCCTTCCCCGCCGAATAG
- a CDS encoding putative quinol monooxygenase, producing the protein MLIVLAKAKVSADALAAAKPAIAAMVAASNAEEGCIAYAFTQDLGDPTIIHIVEKWVDDAALAAHFATPHMAAFGAAIAALDFQVIEAVKFAADDGAPVM; encoded by the coding sequence ATGCTGATCGTACTCGCAAAAGCCAAGGTTAGTGCAGACGCGCTCGCGGCAGCCAAGCCCGCCATCGCCGCCATGGTGGCCGCCTCCAATGCCGAGGAAGGCTGCATCGCCTATGCCTTCACGCAGGATCTCGGCGATCCCACGATCATCCACATCGTCGAGAAGTGGGTCGATGATGCCGCACTCGCGGCGCACTTTGCCACCCCGCACATGGCGGCCTTCGGCGCGGCGATTGCCGCGCTCGATTTTCAGGTCATCGAAGCGGTCAAGTTTGCCGCCGATGATGGGGCGCCGGTGATGTAA
- a CDS encoding glutamate--cysteine ligase, which produces MSTREASTADDPVIEGFDQLVAPMIGGEKPPERWRIGTEHEKLVYKHSDHRAPSYDEPCGIRDLLKGLEKFDWAPVEEGGNVIALKGADGAISLEPAGQLELSGAPLENLHQTCAETGRHLAQVKEIGEKCGVGYLGLGMWPDKTREALPIMPKGRYDIMLRHMPRVGSMGLDMMLRTCTIQVNLDYQSEADMVQKFRTSLALQPLATALFANSPFTEGKPNGFLSYRSHIWSDTDPARTGMLPFVFEDGFGYARWAEYMLDVPMYFVFRDGKYIDAAGLSFRDFLEGKLSVLPGERPTQSDWWDHLSTAFPEVRLKSFLEMRGADGGPWSRICALPAFWVGLLYDQGALDAAWDLVKGWSMEERERLRNEVPRLALATKSPDGGTLQDLGREVLKIAHAGLKARARLNAAGDNETGYLETLDEIVASGKVPAQRLLDAYHGEWNGDITRVYEQAF; this is translated from the coding sequence ATGAGCACACGCGAAGCTTCCACTGCCGACGATCCGGTGATCGAAGGCTTCGACCAGCTGGTCGCCCCCATGATCGGCGGCGAAAAGCCGCCCGAGCGCTGGCGCATCGGCACCGAGCACGAAAAGCTGGTCTACAAGCATTCCGATCACCGCGCGCCTTCCTATGATGAGCCCTGCGGTATTCGTGACCTGCTGAAAGGGCTGGAAAAATTCGACTGGGCACCGGTCGAGGAAGGCGGCAACGTCATTGCGTTGAAGGGCGCGGACGGGGCGATCAGCCTTGAACCGGCGGGCCAGCTGGAACTGTCGGGCGCACCGCTCGAAAACCTCCACCAGACCTGCGCGGAAACCGGGCGGCACCTGGCGCAAGTCAAGGAAATCGGCGAGAAATGCGGGGTCGGCTATCTCGGCCTCGGGATGTGGCCCGACAAGACCCGTGAAGCGCTGCCGATCATGCCCAAGGGGCGCTATGACATCATGCTGCGCCACATGCCGCGGGTTGGCAGCATGGGCCTCGACATGATGCTGCGCACCTGCACCATTCAGGTGAACCTCGACTACCAGAGCGAGGCCGACATGGTGCAGAAGTTCCGCACCAGCCTCGCCCTCCAACCGCTCGCGACCGCGCTCTTCGCCAATTCGCCCTTCACCGAAGGCAAGCCCAACGGTTTCCTCTCCTACCGCTCGCACATCTGGTCGGACACCGATCCGGCGCGCACTGGGATGCTGCCCTTCGTCTTCGAGGACGGCTTCGGCTATGCGCGCTGGGCCGAATATATGCTTGATGTGCCGATGTATTTCGTCTTCCGCGACGGGAAATATATCGACGCGGCGGGGCTCTCGTTCCGCGATTTCCTCGAGGGCAAGCTCTCCGTGCTGCCCGGCGAGCGCCCGACCCAGAGCGACTGGTGGGACCACCTCTCGACCGCCTTCCCCGAAGTGCGCCTCAAGAGCTTCCTCGAAATGCGCGGGGCCGACGGTGGCCCGTGGAGCCGCATCTGCGCGCTGCCTGCCTTCTGGGTCGGATTGCTCTACGATCAGGGCGCGCTCGATGCGGCGTGGGATCTGGTCAAGGGCTGGTCGATGGAAGAGCGCGAGCGGCTCAGAAACGAAGTCCCCCGCCTGGCGCTCGCCACGAAATCGCCCGATGGCGGCACCTTGCAGGATCTGGGGCGCGAAGTGCTGAAGATCGCCCATGCCGGGCTGAAGGCGCGCGCGCGGCTCAATGCGGCAGGCGACAACGAGACCGGCTATCTCGAAACCCTCGACGAGATCGTCGCCAGCGGCAAGGTGCCCGCCCAGCGCCTGCTCGACGCCTATCATGGCGAGTGGAACGGCGACATCACCCGCGTTTATGAACAGGCCTTCTGA
- a CDS encoding 16S rRNA (uracil(1498)-N(3))-methyltransferase, which yields MPATPAWPPKSAPRLFVADPLAAGASVRIEGNPAHYLARVMRAQPGDIVILCDDVTGEWAARVADVGKRDVVLEVAELLRPREAVPDLWLCPALLKKDRFDLVLEKATELGAARIQPLVTRRCVADKLNLDRARAITTEAAEQCARTALPQLADPVKLDALLGDWPEGRVLFFADENGGEPAAAAFAGHSGPAAILTGPEGGFDEAERAAIRAHPAARPITLGPRILRGETAALAALSLWMGTAGDW from the coding sequence ATGCCCGCCACCCCCGCCTGGCCCCCCAAAAGCGCCCCGCGCCTGTTCGTCGCCGATCCGCTCGCGGCAGGGGCGAGCGTGCGGATCGAGGGCAATCCCGCGCACTACCTCGCCCGCGTCATGCGCGCGCAGCCCGGCGACATTGTGATCCTGTGCGATGACGTGACCGGCGAATGGGCCGCGCGGGTCGCCGACGTCGGCAAGCGCGATGTGGTGCTGGAGGTGGCCGAGTTGCTCCGCCCGCGCGAGGCCGTGCCCGACCTGTGGCTGTGCCCCGCGCTTTTGAAGAAGGATCGCTTCGACCTTGTGCTGGAGAAGGCGACCGAACTCGGCGCGGCGCGCATCCAGCCGCTCGTCACCCGGCGGTGCGTGGCCGACAAGCTCAACCTCGACCGCGCCCGCGCCATCACCACCGAAGCTGCCGAGCAATGCGCCCGCACCGCGCTGCCCCAACTGGCTGATCCGGTGAAACTCGATGCGCTGCTGGGCGATTGGCCGGAAGGCCGCGTCCTGTTCTTCGCGGACGAGAATGGCGGCGAGCCTGCCGCCGCCGCCTTTGCCGGACATTCCGGCCCTGCCGCCATCCTCACCGGCCCCGAAGGCGGCTTTGACGAGGCCGAGCGCGCCGCGATCCGCGCGCATCCTGCCGCACGCCCCATCACCCTCGGCCCGCGCATCCTGCGCGGCGAGACGGCCGCACTCGCCGCCCTGTCGCTGTGGATGGGCACCGCGGGCGACTGGTAA